Proteins found in one Pempheris klunzingeri isolate RE-2024b chromosome 6, fPemKlu1.hap1, whole genome shotgun sequence genomic segment:
- the kdm4aa gene encoding lysine-specific demethylase 4A isoform X2 — MTTDTPAQSVGSRIMTFSPSKEEFKDFSRYIAYMESQGAHKAGMAKVIPPTGWKPRQKYDDIDELLIPAPIQQVVTGQSGLFTQYNIQKKPMTVHEFRKTSNMDKFCNPRYVDFDELERKFWKNLTFNPPLYGADVSGTLYDPDVTEWNIGRLNTILDTVENESGIKIKGVNTPYLYFGMWKSAFAWHTEDMDLYSINYLHFGEPKSWYVVPPEHGKRLERLAKGFFPGNAQSCEAFLRHKMTLISPSILKKYGIPFEKVTQEVGQFIVTFPFGYHAGFNHGFNCAESTNFATQRWIDYGKQATLCSCRQDMVKISMDVFVRKFQPERYKLWKAGKDNTPIDHSKPTPEAAEFLKDGKAEPSEGAPGEAGWEEPATPGQEDKSPRPHAGTKRQLETTEASAEMEPELTMKEPEEVEPKKAKLSRKESLTKAHVKTDKDTMKVKLEPNRERDTKLQTRPQSKASTKKCSNRRSPSKKEKNGVSAADMAPPEPVESQAVAPCSEEAGSSEEPQLASSCSPAHKLFQRTLSPADVLHVHSYAKGDYGEGDTPPKEEKKSEGSDNEMEKDSRHVSKAVAQEVAEDGESESDLGQLPGHHPLIKDGMSDEEAPLEPPPVEEGGLEGESWAKPLAHLWQSRPPNLKKEREYNQRMGSKPPYCSICMLFHTYQQTECANSGDSPVMMAGGRMRTKPLIPEMCFTTTTEEDSECEEQPIAPHLEEDGTSLLISCSQCSVRVHSTCYGVDPASVTKEWKCARCKANAMTESCCLCSLRGGALQKANNNKWVHVLCAVAVLEARFVNITERSPVDLSGIPLQRFKLKCYYCKKRMKKASGCCVQCSHGRCPTAYHPTCAQAAGVLMQPDEWPFVVHVTCCRHKGPTQIERNKAAMHELTVGQKVICKHKNGRYYQCDVVQLSKETFYEVNFDDGSFSDNLFPEDIVSRDCAQLGPPPQGEVVQVRWTDGLVYGAKFVAAHAIHMYLVEFEDGSQLTAKRDDVYTLDEELPKRVKSRLSKASDMRFDGIFEEREIIQESKRQRVINSRYRGDYIEPVIYRAIME; from the exons ATGACCACAGACACGCCAGCCCAAAGTGTGGGCTCCAGGATAATGACGTTCAGCCCTTCCAAAGAGGAGTTCAAGGACTTCAGCCGCTACATTGCCTACATGGAGTCACAAGGAGCACACAAAGCTGGAATGGCAAAA GTTATTCCACCTACAGGCTGGAAACCTAGACAGAAATACGATGACATCGATGAGCTGCTGATTCCTGCTCCCATTCAGCAGGTGGTGACCGGCCAGTCAGGACTGTTCACACAGTACAACATCCAGAAGAAGCCAATGACTGTCCACGAGTTCCGCAAGACCTCCAACATGGACAA GTTCTGCAATCCCAGATATGTTGATTTTGACGAGCTGGAGAGGAAGTTTTGGAAGAACCTGACCTTTAACCCCCCCCTTTATGGGGCTGATGTCAGTGGAACGCTTTATGATCCA GATGTGACTGAATGGAACATCGGACGTCTCAACACCATTCTTGACACTGTGGAGAACGAGAGTGGGATCAAGATCAAAGGAGTCAACACACCATATCTCTATTTTGGGATGTGGAAGAGCGCCTTCGCATGGCACACAGAGGACATGGATCTGTACAGCATCAACTACCTGCACTTTGGAGAGCCAAAGTCTTG GTATGTTGTCCCACCTGAGCATGGGAAGAGACTGGAACGACTTGCCAAGG GTTTCTTTCCAGGGAATGCTCAGAGCTGTGAAGCCTTCCTGCGCCACAAGATGACTTTGATTTCACCCTCAATCCTGAAAAAATATGGCATACCATTTGAGAAg GTCACCCAGGAAGTTGGGCAGTTCATTGTGACGTTCCCATTTGGCTATCATGCTGGTTTCAACCATGGATTCAACTGTGCCGAATCAACCAACTTTGCCACTCAGCGATGGATTGATTACGGCAAACAGGCGACGCTG TGTTCATGCCGTCAGGACATGGTGAAGATCTCCATGGATGTGTTTGTCCGCAAGTTTCAGCCTGAGCGTTACAAGCTGTGGAAAGCAGGGAAAGACAACACTCCCATCGATCACTCCAAACCCACACCAGAGGCTGCTGAATTTTTGAAAGACGGCAAGGCCGAGCCTTCAGAGGGAGCTCCTGGTGAGGCAGGATGGGAGGAGCCCGCTACTCCTGGTCAGGAAGACAAAAG TCCAAGGCCCCACGCTGGGACCAAGCGTCAGCTTGAGACTACTGAAGCCTCTGCAGAAATGGAACCTGAGTTGACCATGAAGGAGCCTGAGGAGGTGGAGCCAAAGAAGGCCAAGCTGTCACGCAAGGAGTCTCTGACTAAAGCCCATGTCAAGACAGATAAAG ACACAATGAAAGTCAAGCTGGAGCCTAATAGGGAGAGAGACACCAAGCTGCAAACTAGACCTCAGTCCAAAGCCAGCACGAAGAAATGCTCAAACAGACGAAGCCCttcaaagaaagagaagaatggTGTGTCGGCTGCAGACATGGCTCCTCCTGAGCCCGTGGAGAGCCAGGCAGTGGCTCCGTGCTCTGAGGAGGCCGGCAGCAGTGAGGAGCCTCAGCTggccagcagctgcagcccgGCACACAAACTGTTTCAGAGAACACTGAGCCCTGCAGACGTCCTGCACGTTCATAGCTACGCCAAAGGAGACTACGGGGAGGGAGACACCCCACccaaggaggagaagaagagcgaAGGCAGTGACAATGAAatggagaaagacagcagacatGTTAGCAAAGCA GTGGCACAAGAGGTGGCTGAAGATGGAGAGTCGGAGAGTGATCTAGGGCAGCTGCCGGGCCATCACCCGCTCATAAAGGATGGCATGAGTGATGAAG AGGCTCCACTGGAGCCCCCCCCAGTAGAAGAGGGTGGTCTGGAAGGGGAGAGCTGGGCTAAACCTCTAGCTCACCTGTGGCAAAGTAGACCTCCCAAcctgaagaaagagagggagtaCAACCAGCGAATGGGCTCCAAACCTCCATACTGCTCCATCTGTATGCTGTTCCACACATACCAGCAG ACTGAATGCGCCAACAGTGGAGACAGTCCCGTCATGATGGCTGGTGGGCGGATGCGGACCAAACCTCTAATCCCAGAGATGTgtttcaccaccaccacagaggaGGACTCTGAGTGTGAGGAGCAGCCCATCGCACCTCATTTAGAGGAAGATGGAACCAGCCTCCTCATCAGCTGCTCTCAGTGCAGCGTCCGGGTTCACTCCa CCTGTTATGGGGTGGATCCAGCCAGTGTGACTAAGGAGTGGAAATGTGCGCGCTGCAAGGCCAACGCCATGACTGAG agttgctgtttgtgttcgCTGAGAGGCGGAGCCTTACAGAAAGCCAACAACAACAA GTGGGtacatgtgctgtgtgcagtgGCTGTACTGGAGGCACGTTTTGTCAACATCACTGAAAGAAGTCCTGTGGATTTAAGTGGAATCCCTTTGCAGAGGTTTAAACTG AAATGTTACTACTGTAAGAAGCGAATGAAGAAGGCATCCGGCTGCTGTGTGCAGTGCTCTCATGGCCGCTGTCCCACTGCCTACCACCCCACCTGTGCCCAGGCTGCCGGAGTGCTCATGCAGCCAGATGAATGGCCCTTTGTGGTGCATGTAACCTGCTGTCGACACAAAGGCCCTACTCAGATCGAG CGCAATAAAGCAGCCATGCATGAGCTGACTGTGGGACAAAAGGTAATATGCAAGCACAAGAATGGCCGTTACTACCAGTGTGATGTGGTGCAGCTGTCCAAAGAGACCTTCTACGAAGTCAACTTTGATGATGGTTCCTTCAGTGACAATCTCTTCCCTGAAGACATTGTG AGCCGAGACTGTGCTCAGCTTGGACCCCCACCCCAGGGTGAAGTGGTTCAGGTGAGATGGACAGATGGCCTGGTGTATGGGGCCAAATTTGTGGCAGCTCATGCCATCCACATGTACCTG GTGGAATTTGAGGATGGGTCTCAGCTAACAGCCAAGAGAGATGATGTCTACACTCTGGATGAGGAACTCCCCAAGAGAGTTAAATCCAGACTG tcCAAAGCGTCCGACATGAGATTTGATGGGATCTTTGAAGAGAGGGAGATCATCCAGGAGTccaagagacagagagtgatCAACTCTCGTTACAGGGGGGACTACATAGAGCCTGTGATTTACAGAGCCATCATGGAGTAA
- the kdm4aa gene encoding lysine-specific demethylase 4A isoform X1, translating into MTTDTPAQSVGSRIMTFSPSKEEFKDFSRYIAYMESQGAHKAGMAKVIPPTGWKPRQKYDDIDELLIPAPIQQVVTGQSGLFTQYNIQKKPMTVHEFRKTSNMDKFCNPRYVDFDELERKFWKNLTFNPPLYGADVSGTLYDPDVTEWNIGRLNTILDTVENESGIKIKGVNTPYLYFGMWKSAFAWHTEDMDLYSINYLHFGEPKSWYVVPPEHGKRLERLAKGFFPGNAQSCEAFLRHKMTLISPSILKKYGIPFEKVTQEVGQFIVTFPFGYHAGFNHGFNCAESTNFATQRWIDYGKQATLCSCRQDMVKISMDVFVRKFQPERYKLWKAGKDNTPIDHSKPTPEAAEFLKDGKAEPSEGAPGEAGWEEPATPGQEDKSPRPHAGTKRQLETTEASAEMEPELTMKEPEEVEPKKAKLSRKESLTKAHVKTDKDTMKVKLEPNRERDTKLQTRPQSKASTKKCSNRRSPSKKEKNGVSAADMAPPEPVESQAVAPCSEEAGSSEEPQLASSCSPAHKLFQRTLSPADVLHVHSYAKGDYGEGDTPPKEEKKSEGSDNEMEKDSRHVSKAQVAQEVAEDGESESDLGQLPGHHPLIKDGMSDEEAPLEPPPVEEGGLEGESWAKPLAHLWQSRPPNLKKEREYNQRMGSKPPYCSICMLFHTYQQTECANSGDSPVMMAGGRMRTKPLIPEMCFTTTTEEDSECEEQPIAPHLEEDGTSLLISCSQCSVRVHSTCYGVDPASVTKEWKCARCKANAMTESCCLCSLRGGALQKANNNKWVHVLCAVAVLEARFVNITERSPVDLSGIPLQRFKLKCYYCKKRMKKASGCCVQCSHGRCPTAYHPTCAQAAGVLMQPDEWPFVVHVTCCRHKGPTQIERNKAAMHELTVGQKVICKHKNGRYYQCDVVQLSKETFYEVNFDDGSFSDNLFPEDIVSRDCAQLGPPPQGEVVQVRWTDGLVYGAKFVAAHAIHMYLVEFEDGSQLTAKRDDVYTLDEELPKRVKSRLSKASDMRFDGIFEEREIIQESKRQRVINSRYRGDYIEPVIYRAIME; encoded by the exons ATGACCACAGACACGCCAGCCCAAAGTGTGGGCTCCAGGATAATGACGTTCAGCCCTTCCAAAGAGGAGTTCAAGGACTTCAGCCGCTACATTGCCTACATGGAGTCACAAGGAGCACACAAAGCTGGAATGGCAAAA GTTATTCCACCTACAGGCTGGAAACCTAGACAGAAATACGATGACATCGATGAGCTGCTGATTCCTGCTCCCATTCAGCAGGTGGTGACCGGCCAGTCAGGACTGTTCACACAGTACAACATCCAGAAGAAGCCAATGACTGTCCACGAGTTCCGCAAGACCTCCAACATGGACAA GTTCTGCAATCCCAGATATGTTGATTTTGACGAGCTGGAGAGGAAGTTTTGGAAGAACCTGACCTTTAACCCCCCCCTTTATGGGGCTGATGTCAGTGGAACGCTTTATGATCCA GATGTGACTGAATGGAACATCGGACGTCTCAACACCATTCTTGACACTGTGGAGAACGAGAGTGGGATCAAGATCAAAGGAGTCAACACACCATATCTCTATTTTGGGATGTGGAAGAGCGCCTTCGCATGGCACACAGAGGACATGGATCTGTACAGCATCAACTACCTGCACTTTGGAGAGCCAAAGTCTTG GTATGTTGTCCCACCTGAGCATGGGAAGAGACTGGAACGACTTGCCAAGG GTTTCTTTCCAGGGAATGCTCAGAGCTGTGAAGCCTTCCTGCGCCACAAGATGACTTTGATTTCACCCTCAATCCTGAAAAAATATGGCATACCATTTGAGAAg GTCACCCAGGAAGTTGGGCAGTTCATTGTGACGTTCCCATTTGGCTATCATGCTGGTTTCAACCATGGATTCAACTGTGCCGAATCAACCAACTTTGCCACTCAGCGATGGATTGATTACGGCAAACAGGCGACGCTG TGTTCATGCCGTCAGGACATGGTGAAGATCTCCATGGATGTGTTTGTCCGCAAGTTTCAGCCTGAGCGTTACAAGCTGTGGAAAGCAGGGAAAGACAACACTCCCATCGATCACTCCAAACCCACACCAGAGGCTGCTGAATTTTTGAAAGACGGCAAGGCCGAGCCTTCAGAGGGAGCTCCTGGTGAGGCAGGATGGGAGGAGCCCGCTACTCCTGGTCAGGAAGACAAAAG TCCAAGGCCCCACGCTGGGACCAAGCGTCAGCTTGAGACTACTGAAGCCTCTGCAGAAATGGAACCTGAGTTGACCATGAAGGAGCCTGAGGAGGTGGAGCCAAAGAAGGCCAAGCTGTCACGCAAGGAGTCTCTGACTAAAGCCCATGTCAAGACAGATAAAG ACACAATGAAAGTCAAGCTGGAGCCTAATAGGGAGAGAGACACCAAGCTGCAAACTAGACCTCAGTCCAAAGCCAGCACGAAGAAATGCTCAAACAGACGAAGCCCttcaaagaaagagaagaatggTGTGTCGGCTGCAGACATGGCTCCTCCTGAGCCCGTGGAGAGCCAGGCAGTGGCTCCGTGCTCTGAGGAGGCCGGCAGCAGTGAGGAGCCTCAGCTggccagcagctgcagcccgGCACACAAACTGTTTCAGAGAACACTGAGCCCTGCAGACGTCCTGCACGTTCATAGCTACGCCAAAGGAGACTACGGGGAGGGAGACACCCCACccaaggaggagaagaagagcgaAGGCAGTGACAATGAAatggagaaagacagcagacatGTTAGCAAAGCA CAGGTGGCACAAGAGGTGGCTGAAGATGGAGAGTCGGAGAGTGATCTAGGGCAGCTGCCGGGCCATCACCCGCTCATAAAGGATGGCATGAGTGATGAAG AGGCTCCACTGGAGCCCCCCCCAGTAGAAGAGGGTGGTCTGGAAGGGGAGAGCTGGGCTAAACCTCTAGCTCACCTGTGGCAAAGTAGACCTCCCAAcctgaagaaagagagggagtaCAACCAGCGAATGGGCTCCAAACCTCCATACTGCTCCATCTGTATGCTGTTCCACACATACCAGCAG ACTGAATGCGCCAACAGTGGAGACAGTCCCGTCATGATGGCTGGTGGGCGGATGCGGACCAAACCTCTAATCCCAGAGATGTgtttcaccaccaccacagaggaGGACTCTGAGTGTGAGGAGCAGCCCATCGCACCTCATTTAGAGGAAGATGGAACCAGCCTCCTCATCAGCTGCTCTCAGTGCAGCGTCCGGGTTCACTCCa CCTGTTATGGGGTGGATCCAGCCAGTGTGACTAAGGAGTGGAAATGTGCGCGCTGCAAGGCCAACGCCATGACTGAG agttgctgtttgtgttcgCTGAGAGGCGGAGCCTTACAGAAAGCCAACAACAACAA GTGGGtacatgtgctgtgtgcagtgGCTGTACTGGAGGCACGTTTTGTCAACATCACTGAAAGAAGTCCTGTGGATTTAAGTGGAATCCCTTTGCAGAGGTTTAAACTG AAATGTTACTACTGTAAGAAGCGAATGAAGAAGGCATCCGGCTGCTGTGTGCAGTGCTCTCATGGCCGCTGTCCCACTGCCTACCACCCCACCTGTGCCCAGGCTGCCGGAGTGCTCATGCAGCCAGATGAATGGCCCTTTGTGGTGCATGTAACCTGCTGTCGACACAAAGGCCCTACTCAGATCGAG CGCAATAAAGCAGCCATGCATGAGCTGACTGTGGGACAAAAGGTAATATGCAAGCACAAGAATGGCCGTTACTACCAGTGTGATGTGGTGCAGCTGTCCAAAGAGACCTTCTACGAAGTCAACTTTGATGATGGTTCCTTCAGTGACAATCTCTTCCCTGAAGACATTGTG AGCCGAGACTGTGCTCAGCTTGGACCCCCACCCCAGGGTGAAGTGGTTCAGGTGAGATGGACAGATGGCCTGGTGTATGGGGCCAAATTTGTGGCAGCTCATGCCATCCACATGTACCTG GTGGAATTTGAGGATGGGTCTCAGCTAACAGCCAAGAGAGATGATGTCTACACTCTGGATGAGGAACTCCCCAAGAGAGTTAAATCCAGACTG tcCAAAGCGTCCGACATGAGATTTGATGGGATCTTTGAAGAGAGGGAGATCATCCAGGAGTccaagagacagagagtgatCAACTCTCGTTACAGGGGGGACTACATAGAGCCTGTGATTTACAGAGCCATCATGGAGTAA